In the genome of Phragmites australis chromosome 9, lpPhrAust1.1, whole genome shotgun sequence, the window agctcatccagtgtcttccaaagGACATCAAATTTCTGCTGCTGGTTCTGACCGCATAACcgcttgaacatgttcatgaggttcttgttcttgaattggcggAAGAAATTTGCACCCAAATACCttatgcaccacctactctacaGATCTGGCCACACAAGTCCAATCAAGCCATTGTTCGTTTTATTTTGCAGATCCAGAATTGCCTTGGGCATCCCAGCATGTTGGTCATGTATAATGCACACGTTCGGCCGAGCAGATTATCATCCTTACAAGCTATAGGATCCAATACCAACTTCTACTGTCCTCaccctccacaaatgcaaaggctaACGGTAGAACTTGATTGTTCTCATCGACCCCAATAGTAGTTACGATATGTCCCGTGAACTTGTCGGTAGGGAAGTGTCGTCGATGCACAAGATAGGCTGACAATTCTTGAAAGTTTCGATACATTCCCCTATTACAAAGAAACATCGCTTCATGACatacttgccaggtttggaTAGCAATGtgtacttatcaatgtcgtaatacgtccCCAGGTTCCTTCGAGTAATGGTCTTCAGCAAATATGGCATATTGTCATACGACACTTTgtaggtcccgaacctcatcttgattgccttcctcttcgccctACATGCCTTGTTATAGCCGATAGTGTACTTGTAATCCTCAATTCGTCTGATTATGGACTCCTATTTGTAGTTCAGGTTATTCACAATCTGGGCATACCtcacattggcgacaaaggATGAGGTTATGTTCCTAtggctgggctcaagttcgtccatcatgctcgaccacaatcgacacctctCAATattcaacccacttccccttgaagccgTGAACCCGCCACAGGCAACCCTTATTCacgcacttgacatcatattccttcttgcttaatttgacaacataaaactatcGTTGAAGCGATGTCACCCATTGAGTCACATCATCCTTCATAGCCTGAcaggtaggatacctagcaccttgAGTCACCTCATTTTGCGTATACTCCCAGGCCACTTGATTTCCCTCATTCATCACAAGGTTGTTAAAGTTAGGATTGTCCCAGTCCACGAGAACTggagcatcgtcctcatcatccaagaTGTCATACTCAGAGATTCGTTAGCCTCACgatcatcccgctccatcttttcaattagagaagggattctttccccctcgtctgcctcaccggtAGGTTTATTCGAATAATCTGGTAAATGTGCACCATCCGAATAGACATCCtcctcatactcttcctcatcactcTCCTCCTCCGTGTACCCCTACCATGTATCTCCCtaactgcctccttattcttccattacacaagcaacataggagacCAACATCTGTGCACAATATCCTGCAGGTACCTCTTCCATACTTCATCTTCAAAGAGTGGGAACACCTCCTAATATATGCCTTCTCTGTAACGAttgcccacaatgctaatggtcatctcttgaatcccgaggtctattttgaaaccatGCATTAATCAGGTATACAAGTATCTAacacttttgtgcataggtctGGAGATACCCTTGTCTATTGACTGAAATACAGACAATACTACCCATTTTAGACTatataatatttcattgtccccataaaaaatcataaactaaCACATATCCGACATACTTGACAACCATCAATAAAAACCCTAATATTATTGCAacaaaacataaataattatgtaaaactacatctacaatggaaaattcattacaaacataGCGATAGAGCAACATGGCGAGATCTGCGTCATTTtttattcttatattttttaatcaaaaaattgcaaatatacacgtttgttttggaaaattgcaaatatagacTCATGTCGCCCGCTCAACAGGCGATAGAGCGGTGTGGGCTGTCAGCATGGACAGACCCTTGCAACGAGTGACATATACctattaaaaaagaaattaggattgattttaaaatagaaaattctgattttttagaattgattaatttttttatattttgacaTCGTAATCCTGACGGAACAGTTGAGTGGAGTCCTATGTCACGATGCTGACGGAGGACAGGAGTTGAAAAAATAAACTGAATGTAGGATACTAACATAGTAGAATAATATGTGCATAATATAAGATATAAGCAACGTAATCCCTAAACTACTCCCTAACTGTGTCCCCACTTTGGGACGATCCCCTATTCTTGGAATCCTGTGGCCCCTTGCTCTCATGTGGTCCGTTGAGTATGTGAGAGGGTCCGGCAGGATGACTATCCGCGGAGGCTGACCGCTGGGAACTGGCGTCACCTACTCCTCCTAGGTTTGTTGCGTGCCTATGAGAGGTGCGTCGCCTAGCTGGGAGGGCATAATCTTGTCCTACGTATGACCCGGCCCGAGGAAGACGTCAAAGCCAGTCGAGAAGTTTGTGGTACCCTCCCTGATGACCTGCTCAAGGTACTACATCGTAGCATGTATGCCATCGAAATCCTCAATCTTTGCATGTGGTTTACAGAGAAAACCATGTTAGCATGAATTGTGAATGTGAAATTAATGAAGTACATAATGTATTCTTGACATAGGTACCTGGCTCTCTAGCACCAGTGTAAAACGATCTGGAGGAGCTGTTGTCATAATGCTCACCGGGACCAGTGTAAGACAGTCTAGAGGAGCTATCACCGTAATGCTCACTAGCACAAGTGTAATACAACCTGGAGGAGCTACTGCAGTAGTGCTCAGCGTACGTCAGATCtagtggcatcatcgcgaagggGTGGAACAGAAGGCGTCTAAGCCGGTCAAGCGGTGGGGGGTTGATAAGCAATGTCTGGAGTGGACCTACAAGTGAACATCTTCATGATCTTCTGCACCTTCTCATAGATCATGTGGAACACACTATGTATTTTGGAGGAAGGGACATCTATTATATTGTCTAGTCACTCGATGTTAGTGCCGGCCTCCACCCCTATCTGTTACACGAGGTCCCTCtacaaaaaaatattatgtaggTTGATACAAGTTCTTTGTAAGTTAAATTTAGCGTACAACTATTGTTGGTGTTGATTAAATGTACCGCCAATGATTGAGCCTGGTCTCTGTTCACCGAATAAGTATCCTGCACGTGCGCCACATGAGTCTGAACCTTAGACGATGTGTACGTCACTTGTGGGTCCATGTCTGAGGTAGAAAACAAGTCAGGTAGTCCATGAATGCCTCCTTACCAGTCCTCATCAACCATGCCCTCTGCCCCGTCATCCTAGTGCGCTATCAACTATTGAATACGTGGCGCCCACAGGGTAGTTAACGACGTACCCTTCTGTGACATCTTGCAAGATGAGTTAATACATAAGATAAGGTGTGTGACTGAATATTCAAAGAAATGAATCATAAAATGTACATGTGCACGTGAGCAGGCATGATTTAGACGAGGGTAGGGAACTATTGGTACCGATCAAATTGACACATAATCTGATGCGCCGTGTAGTCCTCGACGAAGATGATGGCATTCATTGTTAGCCATTATTCTCAGTCTCGTGTGCACAATGAAGACAATCCATAGGGGGTACATCTGAATATGCCCTCGTAGGTGTACGGGGTCCACCTCACGTCACCGATCATGAGGTCGTCAAACAGGGCAATGAAGTCTAGGTACGCCTTGTACATCTGGACATTGGCCCATGTAGCCTGCATAGAGAAAGCTCATTAGACAAACAAATTAATAGATTCTTTTGGAATATTTCCATATTGGTTGTGGAAGGGCAATACGTCCAACTTAAAACTAGGGAGGCTCTCACCACATCGGCTAGCTTTTGGGGTGTAGAAAAGGCATTTCGATGtcacaattgatatcagagcccaATCCACAAGGTGTGGCTACAATCTTTGGCCTGATGGATATGAGTGTGTGTGAAGATCCGATGGACCGTTTGTGCCAGTGGACATGGCCTGAGGGACCGTCAATGTACGGTGAAGGGGCGGTGAATAACTAAGGGATCTGTATGAATGGGGAGATTGTTGGAATAGTCTCACATTGGTTGTGAAAGGACAATGCACCCAACTTAAAACTGGGGAGTCCCTCACCTCATCGGCTAGGTTTTAGGGTGTAGAAATGCCCTTTTGATCTTGCAAttacatattttctttttcaatctCTCTCATATTCTATGAGGTGTGGAGCAAGAAGGTGTGTAATAATGACAATCCACGTTGCTGATTTTACAACTTGTGCCCCTGAGCTGAGGCCCTTTTCTGTTTATTTTtagcttcttttcttccttgctttAGGTCATTATGTCAATATTGGCAAGTGAATTGCTTTGCTACTTTTGTCCATTTTCAGTAACAAATGAAAATGGTGATTATATTGTTGGCCTATAAGGATAAGGTAAAGAATGGGCTAGAATGAAGTGATTATTCTTCCACCAATATTATCACTATGAATCTTCTTTCAATGATCATCAGATGACATATTCATTGAGATAACAAAAACAAGGTGCACAATGGTGATAGGGAGGTTATTCTACTTTTGCCATTTATGAGCCCACATATATATGATAGTTATGATGTTTTGTGCCCTAATCTGCGAGACTCTAGGAgaatttaaattgattttacaatCCAAAGTGATAGATGGTTGTCTCTTTTCAGGAATTTAAGTTGAATTTGTAGTTTAGAGATCTGTCTCGGCACTATACTTCTCACCATGGCTTTCCAATTCAAATACATTGACTGATGATAGGAGGCCACATATTGGCAAATGAATCATTCTACTACTTTGTTGTTTTTGTCTATTTTCAGTTATAGATGCGGATTATTTTGTTGGCATATGATGATGAGTCAAAGGGTGGGCTAGGATAAAGTGATTATTTTGCATCATTATCCTAGTTATGTTTAGGCAATTAATTATTCCATCATGTCTGTCATGATTAGTATTCACTTGTTTTTGTCATTGTGTATATTAGAGAGTGAAGGTTTATCTAACCCTAaatgtggttttgataattaatgacaataccaaTGGATTAACAATTGTGTAgaaaattgttagtaggttgtttcataggagatgcatgaTTGATAGAGCAtgaattcattgaggaatgtcatatgatcaagagagatgcatcgaaatgaatgagctctaggtgatgcttaTGTGATGAAGGAGAAGCTAAAGTGGAAGAGATCTCGAAGGTTGAGAATGGTCACAATAGGGATATTGAAGGTTTATCTATCTctaagtgtgattttggtaattaatgacaatacatatagattaataattgtgttgagaattgttaataggttattccataggagatgcatgaTTGATAGAGCATTAATTCATTGAGGAATATCGTGtgatcaagagagatgcatcgagatgaatgagctctaggtgatgcttaTGTGATGAAGCTAGAGTGGAAGAGATCTCGGAGATTGAGAATAGTTTcaataagattgataataagcatgaaggctaagttactttgTGAAGattaagtaactaaaggtatgagactgtcaattatattttatgaactaactcatgtgctatgtgcttgagaatAAGTggagttaggttccatatgaagattgacaataagagtgaaaactaagttacttgtgaagatcaagtgacttaatTTATAAAGTTATAAATTAGGTTTTATAGGCTAACCtctgtactttgtgcttgagagtgcgttggggttaggttctataagaaggcatgagttgaattgacatgttcaatatgccaagttggaaaaccaagatcaagacaaacttagtggacaacttatatgcttgatgcttACGGTTCATACTTTGGTAGcgaaccaaatgaagatgacgCGAAGAGCAAAATCTCCTATGCTTTGTGCGTGGGAAGCTATCAACAAAGCTTCATTAAGCTTTCGGAGatcaagtgaagatcaagataGAAGCGAggattatcatcatcatcaagagaagatGAGTTGATGACGAGCCTTGAAAAGCTACGAGAAgcgtcggggtttggatgatatgttcatcaagttcgatgggattgctcaaggcaaatgtataactagaataggttttctagttttgccagTCTCAAAGTGTTTGGTGGGAGACcgggttataggatcgatagcggtactatcaagagggactaCCAAAAGtattgctcgattgttgtgtcaAGTGCTTAAACCATATGCTTAGTGCGGGATGTGTTTGTGTTTAGAGTGCGCTTTACAAGTCCAGGGTATTAAAAAGTGTTTTAGAATTAACCCTTTGTTGTTGTCGGTCTTAATGGAGAAAAGTGGTTGTGTCCAAGCCTTAGTGGTGATTCACATATCCTATATGATAACTAGTTTAATCTTGGAAGATTAAGCTTTGTACAATGGGTGGAAGTGTCTGAATGGTTTTCAGAGTGTTCCTATTTTTGATCcaatgtggttgagatcataaatttagtagggatgtgtagcgctctgaataagctttctatagagtttgaaatcatcaaaatcagatatcgggatcaaaagttatcgccgttctTAAGAGTGTCAGTTGTGCTGAAACAGGAAGTTCCGGTTTTGGACTCGAAGTTTCGAGTTAGTCAGTAGTACCGGGTTCAATCCGGAAGGAAtctcttggttttggttttctcaTGAAACCGGAAGTTCCCATTTTGGACCAGAAGTTCCGAATTTGATTaacttttgaatagaagaattGTTGTAATGGTAACATTTCAACCTAAGTTGGAACTTCTGACTTAGGACTCGGAAGTTTCGGGTTAGGCCATAATGCTTTGAAATGGttagtttttcagagtggggtatttatacccctttgcctCCTTGCGTGGGGTATAGCTTTGGAAGTAATTTTGCTAACTTTGTGGTGCTTGTGAGAGGTGTTAGAACTTGGTGTTTCGTCTTTGAGTGCTCCCCTCCTAACTTTACCAATATTTTATGAGAATcaagcctttgtggcttagtaaGAATAGAGTGAGGTGTGTGAAGCTTGGGTTGCTCACATGTGTCGTATTAGTTACGAGTGTTTGAGCACTCGGTGTTGATCGTGTGCGAGTTTAGGAATTtcttactcttggagaccaccgtcTCCTAGACGGTTCGATGGTGGATTGCCggcgatctcctcaagtgaagattgtaaGGAGGCCCGAAAGTGGTTGTGGAACTCACTATCTCTAGAGTGGAGAAAGAGTTGACCATAATAGAGacgaggagtgcatgtgtgcagCCTCGTAAGGAAAAAGGTTGAAAATGACctagctcaagtgtgatcgagcttcctCAACAGAGATGTAGGATATCtgtggatatccgaactttagtaacaaatcatttgtctctGTATTTCAtactcttgtgcattactttgatattCATGCTTGTATGTTTATTTATATatgcattgagttaatttcgCGATATTCAATTTTGTTTTCTGAGCTGATCGGAAGTTTTGTTGAACAGTAAaatcggattttttttttcaatgaacAATAAAATTGAAACTTTCGATTGGAGTTTTTGCATATCTTattagatttgaataatctttttCACACTCTAGTATTCTAACCTTAACACTTATttaaggtgattgtgcactagtcgAGTCTAgaatatttaggtttttcaattATAAAAAATCTATTAGTTTATTTCTGCTGTAATTTTAGGCCAAATAATAAAAGGGGTCGAAGTTTTGTTAAAAGGCATATTCACTCCCATCTATACGATATCACTGTCCTTTCAAAGAGATATGTACTCATGTTGCATACATGTCTAAAATATACTCATGCTATACAACTATGCTAGTTTTATCTGTTCTTGTTCATGAAAAACCTACAAAAAAGTGTAGGAGTCTGTTAAACCAGCTCCCACTCTCGGTCTAACCAATCACACTTGGGGACCAGTCGGTTAGACTGAGAGTGGGGGCGATCTAATCAACTGCTCAAAATATTGCAACCAGTTCTGGTAACAAACAATACGAACAAGACCGGTTCCGGTAACGAACAATATGGACCACACTGGTTAAACTGATCGATTAGATCGAGAGTGGGGCGTCTAATCGACTACTCAAAATATTATAGTAAGTTTCAGTAACGAACTAATTGTACTACTCTTCATATTATAGTCGGTTCATATGAACAATTGACTGCAATACGGGCAGTATTACTACCGGTTCTAGTAAAGAACCAACTTAACTACTCAACATAGTACAATCGGTTAATACGAATAACTGACTATAATACAGACAATATTACAGCGGGTTCTAGTAATGAACCGATTTTACTACAGCATAGTGCAATCGATTGATATAAACAACCAATtacaatatgaaaaatattatagCTGGTTTCGGTAACGAACCAACTTTACTACTCAGTATAGTACGGACCATATCTCAGTTAGTTTTAATATGGAACCGATTGTACTACTCATCATAGTGCACGCAATTTATGTTACGAATTGACTACAATATTTTAGTTAGCTTAGTTGATTTGTGGTAGCAACAGACTATAATAAAGATTATTACAGTCGGTTCTTATAGTCGACTGGAGTAGTTGCTTATTTTtacaatccttttttttttgtcggtTTGAACCCCACTGAAAAAACGGTTAAAAGTCGATTGTGAAAAcaatttctgttgtagtgaatAATAGATCCTGAATTCGAACCCGCCGTTTGCCAGAACATGAATCACGAGAAGAGCTAAAGATAAAGAAATGTGACTTTAATAAGAACAAAAAAATCAAGCACCTTATGTTGGCAAATCCATACTTCTAGCCATGTACATTTTGTTGTGTCACGAATCTCATGATAGGTTGCACGTAGCATGCATGGTAAAAGCTCGACAAACCAATGAATACGCATCACATCCAtacaaatcttcaatgcatgtCGCAAGCTGCAACAAAAATGGGGTAAGAACACATCTGAAATATGATCCTACTTGGGCTTGACCTCGAAGTACGGCATGTACTCTGACGCGTTGTCTCCCCCGTACGACCCTCTCGTGATCTCGACGTCGCTGTACGGGTGCGCGCGCGCGCCCCCCGCGCCGGCGAACTCGTTGGCCGACGAGCCGGCTGAGCTGACCCCGTCGGCCTCGTTCTGCAGCATGGCCTCGATCTCCTTCACCACCTCCCCCATGGCCGGCCGCGTCGCCGCCGACTCGTCCACGCACCGCATCGCCAGCTGCACGAACAGCCTGAACCCCGCGGTGCGCGCGGCGTCCCGGATCGCCGGGTCGAGGAGGCCCCGCAGCCCGTAGTGGTCGCGGTCGTTCGGGTCGATGGCTAGCCTGACCTCGCGCACGATGTACTTGCCGCTCTCGATCGGCTGCCGCCCGCTCACCAGCTCCAGCATCACCACCCCAAAGCTGTACACGTCGCTCTTCTCCGATAGCTGCTGCGTCATGTAGTACTCCGGGTCCAGATAACCCTatcaaacattaaaaaaaaaacaatatgctTGGTGTCAATTTCTATTGTCAAACTAATCATTTTTAGGTTTCTACGATCTTTATGCACAAGATTATATATGTATGAGTCATGATAAGAGATTGCAAAGAAATTGAGCACTAGTGCTGCTTACCAGTGTCCCTTTCACTTGAGTGGAGACGTGGCCCTTCTCGGTGTCAGCGACGAGCTTGGAGAGGCCGAAGTCGGCGACCTTGGCTTTCAGGTTATCGTCGAGGAGGATGTTGGTGGACTTGACGTCCCGGTGGATGATCGGCGGGTCGGCGAGCTCGTGAAGGTATGCTAGCCCCCTCGCTGACCCGATCGCAATCCTGAGCCTTTTCTTCCAGTCCAGGTACGTCCCTCTCGCTGCATGATAGATCGTGCACATACAGATTGATTGCTTTGAGCACAAGCGAGATGACAATTTGTGTCTATAGATTTCTGGCACTGTCATGGAGTTGGTTGCTAAATGTACCTATCAAGTTCTCTCTCAATGTTCCGTTGGAGACATACTCGTACACCAGCATCTGCTCCCCTTGTTCGTAGCAGAAGCCGATCAGGCTCACAAGGTTCCTGTGATGAACCCTGGAGAGCAGCTCGATCTCATTCTTGAACTCCACCACGCCTTGCATGGATCCGGGTTCTGCTCGCTTTATCGCCACCCGCGTTCCATCCACAAGTGTTCCTTTATACACCTTTTAATTTACCAATTTCGATATTTGTAAGTTGCCTGATTTTTTAAAAGTGTAGGCAGATTTATCTAACTAATGGATTATGATTCAACGGTATAACTGTTTGTGCAAATCGTCTTTTAAGAAAGCTGAATAGTGAGTTGATATTGTTTGATACCTTTCCATATCCCCCTGAGCCTATCTCATGGCTGTCTGAGAAATTGTTGGTGCAGTTCTTCAGTTCATCGAAAGAGAAGAACCTTGCTCCTTTGAGCTGTGGAGCCCCACCACTGTCTTTCTGAGAAACTCCCCATGAAGCTGTGATTTTGGAACAAAATTCAGTTCATATTTAACACTTAGTATTATTCTTGTCATGGTTGATTTGGGTTACTATTGTTTGCAAACAGTGACACTTCGTCGTTAAAACAAAAAACTACCCATGAAAATGATTGTAAGCTTCTAAAGCTTTCCTCGCTGAATAGTTTAGCGGCGCTGTCAGTGAAATAACAGGAATTGAAATACACACAAGTTTTAAAATCCTTACCGAAAGGGTCTGCTCGTCCCGTCATTTCCTTAGCCCGTTTCTTGTGTCGTAAAGCAAATAATACCATGGCAATGAGGGCAATCACAAGAAGTCCACCAGCTACCGCAATTCCAGCGATAGCACCTGTACTGATCTGTGATTTTTTACCACCAGCAGAAGCACCTGACACAGAAAGTCACAGTGAATTTCAAACCATCATACTAATTGTATACAAGTGGGAGTTTTGCGTGGTGAAACTAAGGTGTTGTACCTGACAAGGGTGCATATGGATCTGCAATGAAGTAATAAGGACCAAATTTTGTGGGTGGTTTGTAGGTCTGGTTGCTGAGATAAAAGCCAATCTTTATCAGTTCTGACAGGTTGAAGGACACCCCTGAAGATGGGAACAGCTTCACTTGAACCTGGAGGTAGTTGTCACTGTTGAAATGGATATCGTAGAGGTAAACTGAGTCGTCACGCAGAGCCAGTTGTCTCCAGAGGCTTGTCTCCAGTTGCTGAAAAGGGGCGCTGCTTGTCAAGTCCGTGAAGGATGGCGCTCTGAAGACCATCTTTCCGTTGTATGAATAGGCACATCCGCAGTTTGCAGGGTTCAGACTCTGAGAATTTGAACATGAAGCTGTCGAGGCACACTTGGCCAGGCTAGTCTTGTATGCTATCATGTTCTCCTGCTGGATGCTGCAGAAGCGTGATAAATCTGGATCCACGCACACCGGATTCCCAAATAGCCTGTATGCAGGTTTGACAAACAAGAAATGCAGGGTTGCTGAATGGATGGGTAAAAAGAGCAATTTTGTGGATCTTGGGGCTGAGTTTGCAGGTTCTTACACCAGAGTGTTGTTGTAGCTTGGGGTGACGTTGACAGACAATATACGGTTCTCCAGGAGATTAATAGCCTGCAGTTGTTTGCTGATGTTGCCTGTGATCTCAAGTGTCCCGTTGAATGCGTTTTTGCTCAGTACACTGTCTGGTCAGCGACATAAACAGGTAAACACAAAAGGTACTTTTTTGCTTATTAAAACTTAATTCGAGTATACGTCGCAAGAACATTACACTTGCTGCAGCTGGGGCAATGTGAAGAGACTCTTGGGGACCTCGCCAGAAAGTTGTCCGGAAGCTATGGATCTGATTGATAAAAACATATCAGGATGAGTGAAAAATTGTTCCAGCGATATTGATTTAAAGAGTGAGTAGCCTTATATTACTCACACAGAAGTAAGGGATGTTAACGTTGTGAACCAGTTTGGGGCTACTGAAGCGGCGAATGAGTTGTTGCTTAAATCCCTGGTTATGAAAGAACAGATTCATCAGAAATTATCCAGACAATTTGTATGATTGGACAAAGCAGCATAGCAGCGTTATAGTTAGTGACTTGGTGCCTTACACAACATTCAATTTGGTCATGCTGCTAAGATTTGGCAGTGATCCAGTGAGCTTGTTGCTTGCCAAGTTCCTGCAGAACCCCACATTTTTACTGAATAGGCACCACCATTGATATAGGAGATCTTATCTTAGCTGAACGTTTAAGATCACAGGTCACTTACAGCTCATTTAGATTAACCAAGTTGCTGATGTTCGGAGGAACTGCTCCCCCAAAACCGTTCCTATCTAGTCGCCTATCAAAGATGCAAAGCAAGTCAAAGATAtgacaaattttgttcaaaaaaggaaaatataatAGAACAATCTTGGTGGAATATTCGTGAATTCCACTGGTTATAAGATACTCACAGAACTTGGAGTGTTGAAACGCCCCCTATCTCTGCTGGGATTGAGCCAGAAAGCTGATTGCTATCGAACAATCTGAAAAAAGATGACGTGACGAGTTAGAGGATGCATTTATCAATATGATATGAAAAGTCTTGTGATCCCTTACATGTGTATCAGAGTCATATTGGAGTTGAAGAGGCCTGTAAGCGTTCCAGATAACCGGTTCTTATTGAAATGGCTGTCCATAGATCAGAATTTAGAAATATGAAACAGATGAAAGGGAGGTGCATACATTTTGATCTTGCTTACATAATCAAGAGCAGAAAATAAGATTGGCACTACTTACAAGTGCTTTGTGTGGGTAAGTAGATCAAGCCCTGGTGTCGTTGCTGTTGAGATCGGGATAGGTCCAGAAAGCTGATTATCAGCCAGATCCAACC includes:
- the LOC133929097 gene encoding leucine-rich repeat receptor protein kinase HPCA1-like; translated protein: MYNSTARLGVMTLRIGGAHLTSCAALSLSLSLSLSLSLSPPGFCVETDREEEFTARANHAGGACLRVPIMKAPARWRVLPPLLLVLLLASLPAGFCDTNSQDVSALQSLMSQWKNYPSSWSSSDPCGLQWVGIMCNNGRVTSLRLSSVNVQGTLSNSIGQLSQLVYLDLSFNIGLGGPMPASIGSLSQLTTLILAGCSFTGGIPQELGNLPQLSFLALNSNKFTGKIPPSLGLLSNLFWLDLADNQLSGPIPISTATTPGLDLLTHTKHFHFNKNRLSGTLTGLFNSNMTLIHILFDSNQLSGSIPAEIGGVSTLQVLRLDRNGFGGAVPPNISNLVNLNELNLASNKLTGSLPNLSSMTKLNVVDLSNNSFAASVAPNWFTTLTSLTSVSIASGQLSGEVPKSLFTLPQLQQVVLSKNAFNGTLEITGNISKQLQAINLLENRILSVNVTPSYNNTLVLFGNPVCVDPDLSRFCSIQQENMIAYKTSLAKCASTASCSNSQSLNPANCGCAYSYNGKMVFRAPSFTDLTSSAPFQQLETSLWRQLALRDDSVYLYDIHFNSDNYLQVQVKLFPSSGVSFNLSELIKIGFYLSNQTYKPPTKFGPYYFIADPYAPLSGASAGGKKSQISTGAIAGIAVAGGLLVIALIAMVLFALRHKKRAKEMTGRADPFASWGVSQKDSGGAPQLKGARFFSFDELKNCTNNFSDSHEIGSGGYGKVYKGTLVDGTRVAIKRAEPGSMQGVVEFKNEIELLSRVHHRNLVSLIGFCYEQGEQMLVYEYVSNGTLRENLIARGTYLDWKKRLRIAIGSARGLAYLHELADPPIIHRDVKSTNILLDDNLKAKVADFGLSKLVADTEKGHVSTQVKGTLGYLDPEYYMTQQLSEKSDVYSFGVVMLELVSGRQPIESGKYIVREVRLAIDPNDRDHYGLRGLLDPAIRDAARTAGFRLFVQLAMRCVDESAATRPAMGEVVKEIEAMLQNEADGVSSAGSSANEFAGAGGARAHPYSDVEITRGSYGGDNASEYMPYFEVKPK